The following is a genomic window from Pedobacter sp. KBS0701.
CACAACCCTGTTGTTATTGATAATCAATAGCATAGACACTTTAAAACTTTTAAAGGCAGGCGATGCTAAAGACCGGGAGGAAAAAGAATGATCAATTGGGCATCTGTTAAGCTTTTTCTGAAAGCTCAGGTATCGGCTTTTTCTGGCGGTGTTACCGATTATGGACTAATGGTACTGCTAACTGAGTGGTTTCACATTCACTTTACCATTTCTATTTTAATTTCCGGAACCCTGGGTGGGATTGTCAATTTTTGTATTAACCGTTTTTGGGCTTTTAAAAGCATTGATGGGTATCACAGCTCTACCAGCGGCCAACTCATTCGTTTTTTCACGGTAGTTCTGGGCAGTATTTCATTAAAATCAGCAGGCACCTATTTATTTCATCAAAGCTTAAATGTAGATTATAAAATCGGCAGACTTTTAATTGATAGTATCGTTTCTTACGGCTTTAATTATCCGCTAATGAAATATTGGGTATTTAAAATTAATAGTCTTCGTAATGATGAAGCTGATGAAGAAGATTATTTTGAAACAATTGGCGAAGAACAAAGGGTTTAAGGGCTTGCTTCTACCCTTACGGTATGGTGAAATATAATTTCTTCTACCAAAACACATTAACAAACGTTTGCGCTTTATTTGTTAATCAGAACATTCTGGATGGTCTCTGATTGTCATTGTTTCAGGCGAGGTACAGCGTGTAGTCGAAAACCGCGATCGCTTAGCAAAGCTAAATCTAATCATACAGATCTCCTTTCAAATTTATTATCCTGACAAAAATGCGTACACTATAGGCTTTAACACCGTGATCGCGTTAAATCCGATAGCTATTGGATCAAAAGGACGAAATTATAAAGATAAAAGAATGTCCAGTTCAAATAATGGGGTATAAAAACTGAACACATGCCTTTATCATCTTAGTTCAATATTGTTTTAGCTTCGTTCACTCTATTTTCATTAATTTTCTTAATAATCTCTTCAAATTCCGATTGTTTTGCCGTGTACTTATTAAGTAAATCGATCTGATTTAAGCCCCGCACCAGGTTGTGTTTAGGATAATTCGTTTTATAATAGATATCGCCATTTAAGAAATCGGTAATGAACCTTACCGCCTGCATGTAAATCATAAATTTACCCGAATAGATAAAGAACTGTTTTTCAGTAAAGGCCAAAACCTGATCCATTTCTTCCATATAACCTTTATGTATTGCGGCAAAAACGTCTTCTCTAATGGCTATTTTATTAAAATCTTTTTCTTCTTCATTGGCTTCAGAGAGATAGGTACGCATCATATCACCGACATCGCTAATAAAGTATCCCGCCATTACGGTATCCAAATCAATTACGCATAAACCCACTCCGGTTTCGGCCTGTAGCAATACATTACTAATTTTAGTATCATGGTGTACCACACGTAAATTAAGTGCACCGCTATTTATCATATCTACATACTGCTCTTCTATATCATAATGTCTGATAATTTCTTCAATAGCAGATTTTGCTTCACTAATCCTTTCGTCGCTAGCTTGTGCTAATGCTTTTTTAAACTGTTCTACACGTAAAGGCAGGTTATGAAAATCTTCAATTGTGGGCTTTAACTTTTGTACGTTAAAGGCACAAAGCATCCTTGTAAATTTACCAAACTGCCTGGCTGCATGGTAAGCCTGCTCAGGCTGATGTACAAAATCAATCGAGCAAGAATTTTCCACAAATGGAAAAATCCTGTAAAAATGATCGTCGATAACTACAAAATCAGAACTATTTAAAGTCTTAATTGGGGCCACAAATAGATATTTAGGAGCTGTTTGATCGAGATATTTTTTTATGGTCTCAATATTTTGAGCAATATTTTGAGGCTCGCGAAAAACCGCTGTATTTACCTCTTGCAAAATATAGGCTAATTCTTTACTGTAAACTTTCCAGGTACGGTTAATTAAACCCGAGCCGAAAGGTTCTATTTTAAATTTTTCTGCATTAAGTCCATAAGCACCTAAAACTGCTTGAAACATAAGATGGTAATATATATTTGAATAAAAATTGTTCCGGGCAACCCAATTGATCAACCTGAATAAAGTTACGTATTAAAATATGCGGGCAAGCCATAAGCAATACCCGCAACCGAGACTAAAAGCCACTATCATCTAAAGCGAAAGTATTTTTTCGATCCTTCCATTTTCCCCTGGTAAAATCAGGGAATTTCTGGGGCATATTACCTTTCTTCAACGATTTTGTCGATAGTGGGGTGATTACACTCATTGTTACCGAGTCATATACATCAATTGGCGTTTGTTTTTTCTGTTTTACTGCCTGGATAAATCCATTAAATACAAACCAGTCCATACCGCCATGACCTGCTCCCACAGCCTCTGCTTCATATTTTTTCCAAAGTGGGTGATCATATTTGGCAAACCACTCTTGAGCAGGATCCCAGACATCATCTTTCTTTGATTTATGATCAATGTATACTGATTTATTTACATCCATCCAAAGACCTTTTGTTCCCTGCACCCTAAAACCAATCGAATATGGACGCGGCAAGTGTGTATCGTGACTTAACAAAACGGTTTCGCCGTTTGCACAGTTAATCATGGTGGTCGTTACATCACCGTTTTTATAATTGATTTTGGCATTTGGATGTCCGGGAGACATTTCTTCTACATAAGCTGCCAATCCTTTAGCTTTAGAGCTGAACGATACCAGGCTGGTAAAACTATTTCCCCTGTTAATGTTAGCATATTGCATTAATGGGCCAACACCGTGCGTTGGATATAAATCACCGTCCTGATCGATGTTAAACTGCGTACGCCATTGCGCCTCGCTTAAGGCTTTTGGTCCGTACTCTACCCCACCGCCGTAATAATCTTTACCGTTGTTAAACAGTACGTTTCTTAAGTTATGCTGGTAGCCACCTTCAAGATGCACCAATTCCCCGAAAAGGCCTTGCCTAACCATGTTTAAGGCCGCCATTACGTCTCTACGGTAGCAAACGTTCTCTAAAGTCATATAAGGCATGCCTGTTTTTTCAGAAGTGTTTACAATATCCCAGTGATCCTGGACTGTTAAACCAGCAATTACTTCGCAACCCACATATTTACCTGCTTTCATGGCATCAACCGCCTGGTCGCGGTGAAACTGCCATGGCGTTGCTATAATTACGGCATCAATATCTTCACGGTCTAAAAGTTTTTTATAAGCATCTAAGCCTCCGGTATATTCTGTTGCAGCTGGTCTGCCTTTTTTGGCTATAAAATTACGACATATTTTAAGAGAACTTTCCTGGGTATCGCAAATTGCCACAATTTCTACATCATCTCTTAAGGCACCTTCAGAAATGTGGCTCATACCACGTGCACCTACCCCAATATAACCTAATCTTACTTTTCCATTGTCTGATGATGCAAATAAACTTCCGGTTGGCAGGATGGTTAAGCCCGCAGCCGTAAGTGCACCATTTTTGATAAATTCTCTACGTTCCATTTGTGTTTTTTAATATTATTGTTTAGTTTTTAATTGATCTGGTTAATACTGAACAAACGTTTTACTAGCTATTCTTTAGCATTTTATATTAAGACCTGCGCGCGCAGGTAACTGATTGGCTGTTTTTTTTACTATTCCACAATAAGTAAGCATAAACGATATTTAAATCATGTCTTTCGCCATTTGCAAACGTTGTTTCCTTCCAGCTTTCCGTATCAGGACAATATGCATTTCTCTACACCCTATCAGATATGGCATGCCACTAAGCTCAAAAGATTGGATATCTATTTCTTTTTGGCCCCGGCTATTTAGGCATAAGCCAGGTAATAGTCTTAATACAAGTATTTTTTGAAGCGAACGGATAAGCATTTGTGCTGTTTTTTGGTTTTATTGATTTGTATTTTTTAAAAGTAGAATAAGCAAATGAGCATTACAACATAAATATCAGCGCAAACGATTGACTAATTTTTAGATAAGCTGCTTTATCCGGACCGGGATTTAACAGCTCTTTTAATTATCCATTTCCGATGTCCTGATTAGCAGATATGGATTAAGGAATATTTTGTTTGGCAAGTAGGAACAAAAAGAGGCAGTCTAAAATTTGAGGCGAGGCTGCAAAATAAACAATCAGGGAAAAAGTTAACCAAAAGCAAAATAGACCAGAAAAAATGGGTCATAACCCAAACTTGTTGGCAATGAAAAAATGGGCTGTGTAATTATTCAAGCAACTACCCGACATTAGAAATGTGATCGGCTGATAATCTCATCAAGTTAAGCACTGCGGTCGTTAGTCTGTGCGTAGTCGAAGACTTTCCTGAGATTGATAATTCGCAAATAGATGCCCTTTGAATACGCTTCAAAAGGTCGTCATTATAAAGGAGGAACGACTAATCAATCTATCATGCTAATAATCCTTGCTATAGGTCGGAACAGGCTGTCGGCTGAAAAAGCCTTCTTATAAGACGATTCCTCGCCGAAACGTTATGCCTTATTACTAAAGATGGACGGATCAGAAAATTTTAGCAGAGCTTTGTCTGTTCATTATTATTATCCACTTCAAATAAATACCAACATGAATTAGTACAACTAAAGGAAAAATAGGGTGTATCAATAAATAACCTAGATTAAGCGAATTGAGGCCTGCCGGCAACAAAGGGCGTTATCTTTCACAAACCTAAGGCTGCCTTCAATTTCACGTAGCCTGTTTTACTTACAGGCAACCAGATATCAGACTTTAGCAAAACCACATAACTATCCTTCTCTTTTAGTTCTATTTTAGTTACCTGAGCCAGGTTAATGATGTAAGACCGGTGTATGCGAATAAACTGGCTCACATCAAGCGTTTGTTCGAAATAAGCCATGGTTTTGTTTTTGTAGAAAGCGCCATCAACGGTACTTAATTTCACATAATCATCATCAGCCTCCAAGTAGTTGATATCGGCAACAGGAATAATCTTAATTACGCCGTCTTTTTTAACCACTACCCTATTGTTTTGAGCCGGACTTAAAGCTGCAGCATCCAAAACAGCCTCTGTATTTTCGGTTTGATTTAATTTGCCCGGTAACTTTTTAAGAGCAGCATCGAAGCGCGACTTATCAATCGGCTTAAGCAAATAATCTACCGCATTAACTTCAAAAGCTTTAATGGCATATTCATCAAATGCTGTGGTAAAAATTACCGCAGGTTTATCTTCCACCAGTTCGAGCATTTCGAAACCACTGATTTTAGGCATCTGTATATCAAGAAAAATTAAATCAGGCTTATGAAGGGTAATGGCTTTTAAACCTTCAAACCCATCACCACATTCTGCTACAATCTCTATTTCTGCATGATCTGAAAGGTAATATTTTATAATATCTCTCGCTAAAGGCTCATCATCAATTAGTATTGTTCTGATCATTTTTTTGTGGAATTTTTAGGGTGGTAATATATAAATTATTTGCCTCAATATCGGTTTGTAATAAATGGGTATTTGCAAATAACAGATATAACCTGCGTTTAATGGCACTTAAACCAAATCCTGTGCCTCCGGCAGCTTTCATCTCCGGATCGAAAGGATTTTGTACGCGCAACTGTAAAATATTGTACTCTACAGTAACATCAATTTTGATTGTAATGCCTGCAGATGTGTTATACAGTCCGAATTTAATGGCGTTTTCTACGATAGGTTGCAATAATGTACCGGGCAGACAAAGGTTTAAGGTATCTTCGGCAACGTTAACTTCAATGTTTAACCTATGGCTAAACCTTACTTTTTCGATATCAAGATACAGCTGAATGTACTCCATTTCTTCTTCTACGGAAACCCATAATTCATCATCGCGTTTTAGGGTACCACGTAGAAAAGAAGCTAATTTTGTAATCATTACCCCCGCCTCTTTTGGGTTAACCATGGTAAGTGCAAATACCGAATTTAAACTATTGAAAAGAAAATGCGGCTGTAATTGGTGTCTTAACTTATTTAACTCAGCCTCTTTGGCTAAACTTTTAGCTGCCGATAGTCTTTCATGTGTTTCTGATTGTTCTTCTAACCTGTACCATAAAATATTAGCTAAGGCACACCAGGCTAAACACATAAAAGAAATTAAGCCTCTAAAGGCAAAAGAGAAATTGTAAAAATCTTTGTATTCTTTATAATCGGCAAAAATATAAAGCATGCTATATTTAGCGGCATAAACAATTACAAATGTGAGGGCCAGCGTAATAATCAGTACATAGAGAATCCGTTCATTTTTTGGCTGATAATAACCAAGCATATTGCTTAGCCCTATACAGGCCAATGCCAGCAAAAAGTTATTGATTAAGCTATCGGTTATCGCTATCCACCAGGAAAAATTAACTACATAATGCAATCCGGCACCACACAATACAGTCCACATTATTGCAATGGTTAACGATATTTTCTGTATTTGCGGAACGGATAAAGGTCTAGTTGTCAAAATCGTTTTGATTAGTTAATGATTGATTACGGTGCGCTAGCTTTTCCAGGTATTTTGTAACTGATTTAGGCTCAACAATCCTGGAACTTACTTCTACACCATCGGTAAGTTCTGCAACTTCCGATATTCCACCTACACCTAAAAACTTCCATATTACCTTATCTCCCTGGCAATTATTAAAAGAGGGATTAAAATGTACGGCATTCAAATTAGCTTTGCTTAAGGCCTGCCTTATACCTTCTGCCTGGATTAAACGCGTTTGTTCATTAAATTGGGGTGTATGCTTTCCTTCACCACAAATTACCTGATAGATACAATTTACTGCAAACCATTTCATAGGCAATGTTTATAATAAATGTTTAGAAACTTTTAATTTCAATCCCGCCAAATAAAGCCGTTCCATCTAAAACCAATGTTTTTTTCAGCTCTGCTACCGGCATCACATGTGATCTTTTATCTTCAACGCTACCAAATAATGCCGTTACGTTCGATTTTATTGCCCAGTTTTGTGGTACAATTAATTTAATTCCTCCAAAAACTGCCGTTACATCAAGCGATACTGTTTCAGGAAAATCAGCCTGGGTCATTACAATATCGGCACCGCCAAAAACGGCCGTAATATCGCCACCCTGAAAGTTTTTAGTGTAAACAGTTTGATGGCTACCACCAAAAACAGCCATTACATCAATAATATCGTTATTATTTGCAGCGTTTTTATCGCCTCCTGCTTCAAAATTAAAATCGGCCTTGTGCTTATTTTTAGGTTTTTTCTTAAAAACCGACGCATCTTTCGGTCTGAAGATTAAAAAACCACCCACTATCACCAAACCAATACCTAATGCATATTTAGACAGGTCGAGATCCAGCCCGGGTATGCGAATTAAGGTATTGTATGCGCCGATCAAAATCAAGATCAGCCAGGCTATTCCCTTAAAGTTACGACGAACGCCGATAAATACACCAAGTAAAATTAAAAAATTAGACCAGCTGAATATCCACCCCGGAATCGCTAATCCCATATTGTTCAATAGAAATGCAAATCCGATGATGACTATGATGAAACCGCTCCAAACCCTTCCTGAGTTTTTAAGCTGGTTGTTATCGTTATTATTAATATTTTCCATTTGTGCTCGTATTTAATCATCCAAAAATATTGATAAACATCAGATCATAGTATATACAACATGTAAGAACTCTGTAAAAGACGGTAAGTGCCCTTATTTTATCGGTGAAAATTATTTTGTTATTTTGATGGCATGAAATTTCTCCTGCTAATGTTCGGTCTTGCTATTTCTACCTGCTTATATGCTCAGGAAATAAGCAGTCATTATAAGATCTACGATGTAAAAAAACAAAAATCGATATCAACAGACGATATTGTTGCTGATATGGAGCAGGCAGATGTTTTATTTTTTGGCGAAGACCATAACGATTCTGTAGGGCACTACCTCGAAGCAACGCTCTTCAGAAAACTCCATTCAAAATATCCATTAAAAACGGCGCTATCTTTAGAAATGTTCCATACTGATGTACAACCTGAATTAGACGAATACCTGGCAGGGTTAATATCAGAAAAAAATTTTATCAAAGAAAGCAGGGCCTGGGGAAATTATAAAGATTACAGACCTTTAATCGAGTATGCCAAACAAAACAGGTTAAAAGTTATTGCTTCAAATGCGGCAACACGTTACAGTAATGCGGTTACACTAGGCGGACTTAAGGTTTTAGAAAATTTCCCAAAAACATCATTCAATTTTTTACCTCCCTTGCCTATTGATACGGCTCAGGGCAGATATTATGAAAAATTTACGGAAACTTTGGGTGGACACCTTATGGGCCCGATGAAAATTTATCAGACTCAAAATTTGTGGGATGCGACCATGGCCTGGTCTATCAATAAGTTTATTAAGGCAAACAGGGGCATAAAGGTTTTTCAACTTAACGGGCGTTTTCATAGCGATGAAAAACTGGGGACGCTGGCAAAACTCAAACAATTAAATCCAAAATTAAAAATCCTAAATATTTCGTCGTTTTCTGATGAAAGCTTTATCAAGCCCGATTGGGAGAAATTTAAATATCTTGGTGATTATATCATTCTTACAGATCCAAAGGTAAAAAGGAGTTATTAATCTGAATCAGTTAAAAGATGTTCAGCAGATATTTATTACTCGGTTCGTCACCCTGATCCATAGCTAGCGGATTCATTTCAGGGTCTGTTTTGCAGGAAGATAAAAAATGCTGACCACGCAGTAGCTACAAGACAATTGAAAACAATAGTTATACTTTTAAAATAAATTAAGCACAACGAAAGTGCCTGAAAAAGAACCTATTAAAACAAAAAAGCTCCGTAGCCAGAACCAGTTTGCGGAGCTTTGGTTTTATGCTTTTGCTTTTAGTAAATCTCTGATTTCAGTTAAAAGCACTTCTTCTTTTGTAGGCACAGGTGGTGCAGCAACTGCTACGGCTTCTTCCTTCTTTTTCATTCTGTTAATTGCCTTAACCATAATAAAAACAATTAATGCCAACAGTAAGAAGTTTATCGCAACCGTAATAAAATTACCATATGCAAATATAGCAGCATCCGGAGCAGCTTTTTTGGCATCTGCCAACGATGCTCCCTCCGGGATAAGTTCCGATCCTTTACCCATTGCAAAGTAAATGCTGCTGAAATCTGGTTTACCCGCCATAGCAGCAACTACAGGCATTATTAAGTCTTCAATTACACTGGTCACAATCTTACCGAAAGCTCCGCCAATAATAACTCCAACTGCTAAATCGAAAGCATTGCCCTTAATGGCAAACTCTTTAAATTCTTTTACAAATCCCATACGCTGTCTGTGTAGTTCTATTTATTTACTAAAATAGCAAACATTAAACTCAATGCAAATGTTTAGCAAATAATTTTAAAACCAAACATATCGATAGCATTTAGATCAAATCAGCATAATATCTGAAATCTATTGTTTATTTTTGCCCTATTCTTTTTTATTTACTATGCTAAAACAACACCTACAACAAAAATTATTACAAAAGTTATCACCACAACAAATACAGTTTATTAAATTGTTGCAGGTACCAACCGTTGCTTTAGATACCCGTGTAAAAGAAGAACTCGAAGAAAACCCTGCGCTTGAAGATCCAAGCTTAATGACTCAGGATGAGCCAAAGAGCGAATATGATGATTTAAATGATGGGCCTGAAGATTACGAACAACCATCAGAAGATACCAGCATGGATGAATTTAATGTAGATGATTATTTACAGGATGATTCGACCAACGATTACAGCACCAACTACAATAATGGCGACGATGATGAAGAGAAAAAAGAAACGCCAATTGCCATAGAAAGTACATTTTTTGAAAGTTTACAAGAGCAATTGGACCTTATTCCCCTATCCGATCAGGATTTCATTATTGGCAAACAGATTATCGGCAGTTTAGATGATGATGGTTATTTACGCCGTCCCCTGGGCTCCATGATCGATGATCTTGCTTTTTCCCAGAATGTTATGGTTGAGGAAGAGGATGTATTGGAAATGTTAAAACTGATCCAAAGCTTCGATCCTCCGGGCATTGGCGCAAGAGATCTGAAAGAATGTTTATTGATCCAGTTAAAAAGAAAAGACCCGAACAATCCCATTATAGTTAAAGCAATGAATGTTGTAGAAAACTATCTGGATGAGTTTACACGTAAACACTACGATAAATTAGAAAAAAGTTTAGGCCTGGATAGCGAAGAGCTTAAAGAGGTGGTAAATGAAATTTTACGTTTAAATCCGAAACCAGGTGATGCCAATCAGGTTACAACCAAACAAATGCAGATTATTCCTGATTTCCACATCAGCAATAACGACGGCGTATTGATTTTAACATTAAATTCGAAAAATGCTCCTGAATTAAAGGTAAGCAGATCTTACCAGGAAATGTTTGAGCATTATGACAAAGCTGCATCCAAAGATAAAAAGCTAAAAGAGGCTGTTCAGTTTGTGAAACAAAAATTAGATTCTGCCCGATGGTTTATAGATGCGATTAAACAAAGACAACAAACTTTGTTAAAAACCATGAATGCCATTATGCACTATCAATATGAATATTTTTTAACGGCCGATGAGCGTAAAATGCGCCCGATGATCTTAAAAGATATCGCAGATAAAATCGATATGGATATCTCAACCGTATCAAGGGTCGCAAACTCTAAATATGTACAAACCGAATTTGGCACGTTCCTGTTAAAATCTTTCTTCTCAGAAGCTATACAGACCGAAAACGGTGAAGAAGTTTCGAATAAAGAGGTTAAAAAAATATTAGAAGACTGTATTGGCAACGAAGATAAACGCAAACCTTTGGCTGATGAAAAATTAACCGAAATTTTAAAAGAAAGAGGTTATAACATTGCCAGAAGAACGGTTGCGAAATATCGTGAACAAATGAATATTCCGGTAGCCAGGCTTAGGAAAGAACTTTAGTTCAGTTGGCAGTTTTCAGTTAACAGTTTTCAGTTGGCAGTTATTTATTTAAAGTATAGGATTTATTGCGAGCAAACCGTGTTGCGCTCCAAATGTAAATGGTGTATTTATTGTGATTGGGAAATGAGCAGTTCTGTGTGCCTGGCAGCTTAAGCCCCAACTTTCAATTCCAGGTCCGACCCTTTGAATCGGGATTTCTCGATTACGGGCTTTGCATTGCAATCGGGTTTGAGCACAAAGTTTGTGCACCCTGCAAACCCCGAAAAATGAAAACTGCCCGGGCCATTTAGCCCCGGCTGGAGTGTTACCCTGCAGGGACGAGGTACGAGGAAGCGAAGCGTAAAAACGGAAG
Proteins encoded in this region:
- a CDS encoding GtrA family protein, with product MINWASVKLFLKAQVSAFSGGVTDYGLMVLLTEWFHIHFTISILISGTLGGIVNFCINRFWAFKSIDGYHSSTSGQLIRFFTVVLGSISLKSAGTYLFHQSLNVDYKIGRLLIDSIVSYGFNYPLMKYWVFKINSLRNDEADEEDYFETIGEEQRV
- a CDS encoding phosphotransferase enzyme family protein, with translation MFQAVLGAYGLNAEKFKIEPFGSGLINRTWKVYSKELAYILQEVNTAVFREPQNIAQNIETIKKYLDQTAPKYLFVAPIKTLNSSDFVVIDDHFYRIFPFVENSCSIDFVHQPEQAYHAARQFGKFTRMLCAFNVQKLKPTIEDFHNLPLRVEQFKKALAQASDERISEAKSAIEEIIRHYDIEEQYVDMINSGALNLRVVHHDTKISNVLLQAETGVGLCVIDLDTVMAGYFISDVGDMMRTYLSEANEEEKDFNKIAIREDVFAAIHKGYMEEMDQVLAFTEKQFFIYSGKFMIYMQAVRFITDFLNGDIYYKTNYPKHNLVRGLNQIDLLNKYTAKQSEFEEIIKKINENRVNEAKTILN
- a CDS encoding Gfo/Idh/MocA family protein, with protein sequence MERREFIKNGALTAAGLTILPTGSLFASSDNGKVRLGYIGVGARGMSHISEGALRDDVEIVAICDTQESSLKICRNFIAKKGRPAATEYTGGLDAYKKLLDREDIDAVIIATPWQFHRDQAVDAMKAGKYVGCEVIAGLTVQDHWDIVNTSEKTGMPYMTLENVCYRRDVMAALNMVRQGLFGELVHLEGGYQHNLRNVLFNNGKDYYGGGVEYGPKALSEAQWRTQFNIDQDGDLYPTHGVGPLMQYANINRGNSFTSLVSFSSKAKGLAAYVEEMSPGHPNAKINYKNGDVTTTMINCANGETVLLSHDTHLPRPYSIGFRVQGTKGLWMDVNKSVYIDHKSKKDDVWDPAQEWFAKYDHPLWKKYEAEAVGAGHGGMDWFVFNGFIQAVKQKKQTPIDVYDSVTMSVITPLSTKSLKKGNMPQKFPDFTRGKWKDRKNTFALDDSGF
- a CDS encoding LytTR family DNA-binding domain-containing protein; this encodes MIRTILIDDEPLARDIIKYYLSDHAEIEIVAECGDGFEGLKAITLHKPDLIFLDIQMPKISGFEMLELVEDKPAVIFTTAFDEYAIKAFEVNAVDYLLKPIDKSRFDAALKKLPGKLNQTENTEAVLDAAALSPAQNNRVVVKKDGVIKIIPVADINYLEADDDYVKLSTVDGAFYKNKTMAYFEQTLDVSQFIRIHRSYIINLAQVTKIELKEKDSYVVLLKSDIWLPVSKTGYVKLKAALGL
- a CDS encoding sensor histidine kinase, whose translation is MWTVLCGAGLHYVVNFSWWIAITDSLINNFLLALACIGLSNMLGYYQPKNERILYVLIITLALTFVIVYAAKYSMLYIFADYKEYKDFYNFSFAFRGLISFMCLAWCALANILWYRLEEQSETHERLSAAKSLAKEAELNKLRHQLQPHFLFNSLNSVFALTMVNPKEAGVMITKLASFLRGTLKRDDELWVSVEEEMEYIQLYLDIEKVRFSHRLNIEVNVAEDTLNLCLPGTLLQPIVENAIKFGLYNTSAGITIKIDVTVEYNILQLRVQNPFDPEMKAAGGTGFGLSAIKRRLYLLFANTHLLQTDIEANNLYITTLKIPQKNDQNNTN
- a CDS encoding DUF4288 domain-containing protein, whose amino-acid sequence is MKWFAVNCIYQVICGEGKHTPQFNEQTRLIQAEGIRQALSKANLNAVHFNPSFNNCQGDKVIWKFLGVGGISEVAELTDGVEVSSRIVEPKSVTKYLEKLAHRNQSLTNQNDFDN
- a CDS encoding LiaF domain-containing protein, which codes for MENINNNDNNQLKNSGRVWSGFIIVIIGFAFLLNNMGLAIPGWIFSWSNFLILLGVFIGVRRNFKGIAWLILILIGAYNTLIRIPGLDLDLSKYALGIGLVIVGGFLIFRPKDASVFKKKPKNKHKADFNFEAGGDKNAANNNDIIDVMAVFGGSHQTVYTKNFQGGDITAVFGGADIVMTQADFPETVSLDVTAVFGGIKLIVPQNWAIKSNVTALFGSVEDKRSHVMPVAELKKTLVLDGTALFGGIEIKSF
- a CDS encoding ChaN family lipoprotein, whose amino-acid sequence is MKFLLLMFGLAISTCLYAQEISSHYKIYDVKKQKSISTDDIVADMEQADVLFFGEDHNDSVGHYLEATLFRKLHSKYPLKTALSLEMFHTDVQPELDEYLAGLISEKNFIKESRAWGNYKDYRPLIEYAKQNRLKVIASNAATRYSNAVTLGGLKVLENFPKTSFNFLPPLPIDTAQGRYYEKFTETLGGHLMGPMKIYQTQNLWDATMAWSINKFIKANRGIKVFQLNGRFHSDEKLGTLAKLKQLNPKLKILNISSFSDESFIKPDWEKFKYLGDYIILTDPKVKRSY
- the mscL gene encoding large conductance mechanosensitive channel protein MscL, translating into MGFVKEFKEFAIKGNAFDLAVGVIIGGAFGKIVTSVIEDLIMPVVAAMAGKPDFSSIYFAMGKGSELIPEGASLADAKKAAPDAAIFAYGNFITVAINFLLLALIVFIMVKAINRMKKKEEAVAVAAPPVPTKEEVLLTEIRDLLKAKA
- the rpoN gene encoding RNA polymerase factor sigma-54 yields the protein MLKQHLQQKLLQKLSPQQIQFIKLLQVPTVALDTRVKEELEENPALEDPSLMTQDEPKSEYDDLNDGPEDYEQPSEDTSMDEFNVDDYLQDDSTNDYSTNYNNGDDDEEKKETPIAIESTFFESLQEQLDLIPLSDQDFIIGKQIIGSLDDDGYLRRPLGSMIDDLAFSQNVMVEEEDVLEMLKLIQSFDPPGIGARDLKECLLIQLKRKDPNNPIIVKAMNVVENYLDEFTRKHYDKLEKSLGLDSEELKEVVNEILRLNPKPGDANQVTTKQMQIIPDFHISNNDGVLILTLNSKNAPELKVSRSYQEMFEHYDKAASKDKKLKEAVQFVKQKLDSARWFIDAIKQRQQTLLKTMNAIMHYQYEYFLTADERKMRPMILKDIADKIDMDISTVSRVANSKYVQTEFGTFLLKSFFSEAIQTENGEEVSNKEVKKILEDCIGNEDKRKPLADEKLTEILKERGYNIARRTVAKYREQMNIPVARLRKEL